The following proteins are encoded in a genomic region of Saccharopolyspora antimicrobica:
- a CDS encoding alpha/beta hydrolase family protein has translation MPFTALPPAGDGPAPLIVTWHMLDAPRSDAAFAAALPMRDVPAWRVHLGMPMFGARMVDGSMDAAIALLQEDVLMAAMHPFVRQATEEFPAALASIREQLPVDDGPIGVLGGSLGGAVALNVLAGTEIPVFAAALVNGAIRMRSVIDLFPGDYPYDAESEQVADVLDFVAGADRIAGRAPLLAVSGELDHPAFRDDAADLVAALGDGAELLPIPGLAHPLAEEPGIEPAPQLPPAKEVDAGLTAWFRRHLAG, from the coding sequence GTGCCGTTCACCGCGTTGCCCCCGGCCGGCGATGGGCCCGCGCCGCTGATCGTCACCTGGCACATGCTGGATGCGCCGCGGTCGGACGCCGCCTTCGCCGCCGCGCTGCCGATGCGCGACGTGCCCGCCTGGCGGGTGCACCTCGGCATGCCGATGTTCGGGGCGCGCATGGTCGACGGCAGCATGGACGCCGCCATCGCGCTGCTGCAGGAGGACGTCCTGATGGCCGCGATGCACCCGTTCGTCCGGCAGGCGACCGAGGAGTTCCCGGCCGCGCTGGCGTCGATCCGCGAGCAGCTGCCGGTCGACGACGGCCCGATCGGCGTGCTCGGCGGCTCGCTGGGCGGCGCGGTCGCGCTGAACGTCCTCGCCGGTACGGAGATCCCGGTCTTCGCTGCCGCGCTGGTGAACGGCGCCATCCGGATGCGCTCGGTCATCGACCTGTTCCCCGGCGACTACCCCTACGACGCGGAATCGGAGCAGGTCGCCGACGTCCTGGACTTCGTCGCCGGTGCCGACCGCATCGCCGGCCGCGCACCGCTGCTGGCCGTCAGCGGGGAGCTGGACCACCCCGCGTTCCGCGACGACGCGGCCGATCTCGTCGCCGCGCTGGGCGACGGGGCCGAGCTGCTGCCGATCCCCGGGCTGGCGCATCCGCTCGCCGAGGAGCCCGGCATCGAGCCCGCTCCGCAGCTGCCGCCCGCGAAGGAGGTCGACGCCGGGCTGACCGCGTGGTTCCGGCGGCACCTCGCCGGATAG
- a CDS encoding AMP-binding protein, whose translation MSASRQRIMAVVNRLTPGMHTLFVLAKRGVLRPLRPDKVLRIVRAWRHWGITPPLGFAVGAVRHPDRPAVIDERGALSYAELEQRTSRLANGLRKRVKRGTRVGVLCRNHHGPVETIVAAAKLGVDVVLLNTGLTGRQLADVIAEQQVGVLVLDAEFRAQLAELPAEVDQILAWTEGTTRRDTLEHLIATSSPRRPARPRRHARMIVLTSGTTGTPKGARRPDPPSLSPAASILSRLPLDSGERMLVSAPLFHTWGLAAFQLGAVLGATLVLRRKFEPEEALASVQRNRCTAVFAVPVMLQRLLDLPEQVRDRYDHSTLRIVASSGSALPADLATRFQRAFGNVLYNLYGSTEVSWVSIATPQDLRAAPSSAGRPPRGTTVRILAEDGSPVERGTTGRIFAGNDMLFEGYTNGSGRETRDGLMSTGDLGHIDASGRLFVVGREDDMIISGGENVYPKETEDVIARLPEVSETAVIGVDDPDFGQRLAAFVVLRPDQELAAEELRDRIRDRLPKFALPRDVVFLAELPRNATGKVVPRELRDRLSG comes from the coding sequence GTGAGCGCGTCGAGGCAACGGATCATGGCCGTGGTCAATCGGTTGACACCGGGCATGCACACGTTGTTCGTGCTGGCCAAGCGAGGCGTGCTCCGCCCCTTGCGCCCGGACAAGGTGCTGCGGATCGTCCGCGCCTGGCGGCACTGGGGCATCACCCCGCCGCTGGGCTTCGCGGTCGGCGCCGTGCGCCACCCGGACCGCCCGGCGGTGATCGACGAGCGCGGCGCTCTCAGCTACGCCGAGCTCGAACAGCGCACCTCCCGGCTGGCCAACGGCCTGCGCAAGCGCGTCAAGCGCGGCACCCGCGTCGGCGTGCTGTGCCGCAACCACCACGGGCCGGTCGAGACGATCGTCGCCGCGGCCAAGCTCGGCGTGGACGTGGTGCTGCTCAACACCGGGCTGACCGGCCGCCAGCTCGCCGACGTGATCGCCGAGCAGCAGGTCGGCGTCCTGGTCCTGGACGCCGAGTTCCGCGCCCAGCTCGCCGAGCTCCCGGCCGAGGTCGACCAGATCCTGGCCTGGACCGAGGGCACCACCCGGCGCGACACGCTGGAGCACCTGATCGCCACGTCCTCGCCGCGGCGCCCGGCCCGGCCGCGCAGGCACGCCCGGATGATCGTGCTGACCTCCGGCACCACCGGCACGCCCAAGGGCGCCCGCCGGCCGGACCCGCCCAGCCTGTCGCCGGCCGCCTCGATCCTGTCCCGGCTCCCGCTGGACAGCGGCGAGCGGATGCTGGTCAGCGCGCCGCTGTTCCACACCTGGGGCCTCGCGGCCTTCCAGCTGGGCGCCGTGCTCGGCGCGACGCTGGTGCTGCGCCGCAAGTTCGAGCCCGAGGAAGCGCTGGCCTCCGTGCAGCGCAACCGGTGCACGGCGGTGTTCGCCGTGCCGGTGATGCTCCAGCGCCTCCTGGACCTGCCCGAGCAGGTGCGCGACCGCTACGACCACAGCACGCTGCGGATCGTGGCGAGCAGCGGTTCGGCGCTGCCCGCCGATCTGGCCACCCGATTCCAGCGCGCCTTCGGCAACGTGCTCTACAACCTCTACGGCTCGACCGAGGTGTCGTGGGTGAGCATCGCCACCCCGCAGGACCTGCGCGCGGCACCGAGCTCGGCGGGCCGTCCGCCGCGGGGCACGACGGTGCGCATCCTCGCCGAGGACGGCAGCCCGGTGGAGCGCGGGACGACCGGGCGGATCTTCGCGGGCAACGACATGCTCTTCGAGGGCTACACCAACGGCAGCGGCCGGGAGACCCGCGACGGCCTGATGTCCACCGGTGATCTCGGGCACATCGACGCCTCCGGCAGGCTGTTCGTGGTCGGCCGCGAGGACGACATGATCATCTCCGGTGGCGAGAACGTCTACCCCAAGGAGACCGAGGACGTCATCGCGCGCCTGCCGGAGGTCTCCGAGACCGCGGTGATCGGCGTGGACGACCCGGACTTCGGCCAGCGGCTCGCCGCGTTCGTCGTGCTGCGCCCGGACCAGGAGCTGGCGGCCGAGGAGCTGCGCGACCGGATCCGCGACCGGCTGCCGAAGTTCGCCCTGCCGCGCGACGTGGTGTTCCTGGCCGAGCTGCCGCGCAACGCCACCGGCAAGGTCGTGCCCCGCGAACTGCGCGATCGGCTGAGCGGATGA
- the orn gene encoding oligoribonuclease — protein MNDRLVWIDCEMTGLDLGKDALIEIAALVTDADLNILGEGVDIVIHADDEALAGMPDVVREMHDRSGLTDEVRRSSVTMAEAEQQVLDYIRQHVPDGRSAPLAGNSIATDRGFIARDMPRLDAHLHYRMVDVSSIKELCRRWYPRIYYAQPEKGLAHRALADIRESIRELAYYRRTAFVPQPGPTSEQAHAVAAELLAADGIAKTSDQPENGR, from the coding sequence GTGAATGACCGTCTAGTGTGGATCGACTGCGAAATGACCGGTCTCGATCTCGGCAAGGACGCGCTGATCGAGATCGCCGCCCTGGTCACCGATGCGGACCTGAACATCCTCGGGGAGGGCGTGGACATCGTCATCCACGCCGATGACGAGGCCCTGGCCGGGATGCCCGACGTCGTCCGCGAGATGCACGACCGCTCCGGGCTCACCGACGAGGTGCGCCGCTCCTCGGTGACCATGGCCGAAGCCGAGCAGCAGGTGCTGGACTACATCCGCCAGCACGTCCCGGACGGGCGGTCGGCGCCGCTGGCGGGCAACTCCATCGCCACCGACCGCGGCTTCATCGCCCGCGACATGCCGCGACTGGACGCCCACCTGCACTACCGGATGGTCGACGTGTCGTCCATCAAGGAGCTGTGCAGGCGCTGGTACCCGCGGATCTACTACGCGCAGCCGGAGAAGGGCCTGGCGCACCGCGCGCTGGCCGACATCCGGGAGTCGATCCGCGAGCTGGCCTACTACCGCCGCACCGCGTTCGTCCCGCAGCCCGGCCCGACCAGCGAGCAGGCGCACGCGGTGGCGGCCGAGCTGCTCGCCGCCGACGGCATCGCCAAGACCTCCGACCAACCGGAAAACGGCCGCTGA
- a CDS encoding L,D-transpeptidase, whose product MLIFGVVALLVAGCSGSGGSGTGSGSDEVPPAPTLELAPLNGAKDVSPAEPITAKVANGRIVNAVLTNTENKQVGGTISPDGASWTAGEKLGYGKTYTLEVTAQGASGPAITQQSTFTTVSPGKQSYVSMNPLDGQTVGVGQPLAFYFSKDAPAPDKAKAEAAIKIQTEPAVEGAFYWFNSREVHWRPKEYWKPGTKVTIDVDVFGRDLGNGAWGQEDRKATITIGDAVILRADGASHQMSIEKNGQVIRTMPVSLGKPSFPSNNGVHVVTEHHATKVMDSTTYGLPLEAGGYRTEVKWAVRISNGGEFLHAAPWSVAQQGNSNVSHGCINMSMDNAKWVYDLLKKGDIVEITNSGGPDLRSWDGFGDWQIPWDQWVAGNR is encoded by the coding sequence ATGTTGATCTTCGGCGTGGTGGCGCTGTTGGTCGCGGGGTGTAGTGGATCCGGTGGTTCGGGGACCGGCTCGGGCTCCGACGAGGTGCCGCCGGCGCCGACGCTGGAGCTGGCGCCGCTGAACGGGGCGAAGGACGTGTCCCCGGCCGAGCCGATCACGGCGAAGGTGGCGAACGGCCGGATCGTGAACGCGGTGCTCACCAACACCGAGAACAAGCAGGTGGGCGGCACCATCTCGCCGGACGGGGCGAGCTGGACCGCGGGGGAGAAGCTCGGCTACGGCAAGACCTACACGCTGGAGGTGACGGCGCAGGGTGCCAGCGGGCCGGCGATCACCCAGCAGTCCACCTTCACCACGGTTTCGCCGGGCAAGCAGAGCTACGTGTCGATGAACCCGCTCGACGGGCAGACGGTCGGCGTCGGGCAGCCGCTGGCGTTCTACTTCAGCAAGGACGCCCCGGCACCGGACAAGGCGAAGGCCGAAGCGGCCATCAAGATCCAGACCGAGCCCGCGGTGGAGGGCGCGTTCTACTGGTTCAACAGCCGCGAGGTGCACTGGCGGCCGAAGGAGTACTGGAAGCCCGGCACCAAGGTGACCATCGACGTCGACGTCTTCGGGCGGGACCTCGGCAACGGCGCTTGGGGCCAGGAGGACCGCAAGGCCACCATCACCATCGGCGACGCGGTGATCCTGCGCGCCGACGGCGCCTCGCACCAGATGTCGATCGAGAAGAACGGCCAGGTGATCCGGACCATGCCGGTGTCGCTGGGCAAGCCGTCCTTCCCGTCGAACAACGGCGTGCACGTGGTCACCGAGCACCACGCCACGAAGGTGATGGACTCCACCACCTACGGCCTGCCGCTCGAGGCGGGCGGTTACCGCACCGAGGTGAAGTGGGCGGTCCGGATCTCCAACGGCGGCGAGTTCCTGCACGCGGCGCCGTGGTCGGTGGCGCAGCAGGGCAACAGCAACGTCAGCCACGGCTGCATCAACATGAGCATGGACAACGCCAAGTGGGTCTACGACCTGCTCAAGAAGGGCGACATCGTGGAGATCACCAACTCCGGCGGCCCGGACCTGCGGTCCTGGGACGGCTTCGGGGACTGGCAGATCCCGTGGGACCAGTGGGTGGCGGGCAACCGCTGA
- a CDS encoding alpha-ketoglutarate-dependent dioxygenase AlkB family protein: MDSLIPRTREEIAPGAVHVPDWLGLEEQRHLVRACREWARAGMRSPKLPTGGVMSVRTVCLGWHWIPYRYSKTLEDGTPVMPFPDWLADLGRRALADAYQRPADDYAPDVALINFYDENAKMGMHQDKDERSEAPVISLSLGDEAAFRFGNARTRTKPYRDLILTSGDLFVFGGPARFAYHGILRTTPRTAPNIGMRTGRLNITLRTSGLTPQE; encoded by the coding sequence ATGGATTCGCTGATCCCGCGCACCCGCGAGGAGATCGCCCCGGGCGCGGTCCACGTCCCGGACTGGCTGGGCTTGGAGGAGCAGCGGCACCTGGTGCGAGCCTGCCGGGAGTGGGCGCGGGCGGGCATGCGCTCCCCGAAGCTGCCCACCGGCGGCGTGATGTCGGTCCGCACGGTCTGCCTGGGCTGGCACTGGATCCCGTACCGCTACTCGAAGACCCTCGAGGACGGCACTCCGGTGATGCCCTTCCCGGACTGGCTGGCGGATCTGGGCAGGAGAGCGCTGGCCGACGCCTACCAGCGCCCGGCGGACGACTACGCCCCGGACGTGGCCCTGATCAACTTCTACGACGAGAACGCCAAGATGGGCATGCACCAGGACAAGGACGAGCGCAGCGAAGCCCCGGTGATCTCCCTCAGCCTCGGCGACGAAGCGGCCTTCCGCTTCGGCAACGCGCGAACCAGGACGAAACCCTACCGGGACCTCATCCTGACCTCGGGTGACCTCTTCGTCTTCGGCGGCCCGGCCCGCTTCGCCTACCACGGAATCCTGAGGACAACCCCGAGAACGGCCCCGAACATAGGAATGAGGACAGGCCGCCTCAACATCACCCTGAGAACCTCAGGCCTAACCCCACAAGAGTAA
- a CDS encoding ABC transporter substrate-binding protein — protein sequence MLRPRRLLAAVTVALALGSAAACGTPASEQPAAPESGARVITHAKGQTTITGTPQRVVVLDTGELDAVLALGIKPVGTVLPDANKNLQPYLAEKAGDIEIVGTIGSPNLEKITALQPDLILSSKIRDDENYEALSKIAPTVFAETVGKTWKENFLLDADALGKKAEAQQILDAYQQRAAEIGRQVGDPGAQRISMLRFIPGDIRLYNKGSFIGTILADAGFSRPANQEADTTHTKISREQIAQADGDQLFYAAYGDSAREQMNDVVGSVQWTTLGAVRAGKAVEVSDDTWFLGLGPIAANLVLDDLQKHLAQR from the coding sequence ATGCTCCGTCCCCGTCGACTGCTCGCGGCGGTCACCGTCGCGCTAGCCCTGGGCAGCGCCGCCGCGTGCGGCACGCCGGCCTCCGAACAGCCCGCCGCGCCGGAATCCGGTGCGCGCGTCATCACGCACGCGAAGGGGCAGACGACGATCACCGGCACGCCGCAACGGGTCGTCGTGCTCGACACCGGCGAACTCGACGCGGTGCTGGCGCTGGGCATCAAGCCGGTCGGCACCGTGCTGCCCGACGCCAACAAGAACCTCCAGCCCTATCTGGCCGAGAAGGCGGGCGACATCGAGATCGTCGGCACCATCGGCTCCCCCAACCTGGAGAAGATCACCGCGCTGCAGCCCGACCTGATCCTGTCCAGCAAGATCCGCGACGACGAGAACTACGAGGCGCTGAGCAAGATCGCGCCGACCGTGTTCGCCGAGACCGTCGGCAAGACCTGGAAGGAGAACTTCCTGCTCGACGCCGACGCGCTGGGCAAGAAGGCCGAGGCGCAGCAGATCCTGGACGCCTACCAGCAGCGCGCCGCCGAGATCGGCAGGCAGGTCGGCGATCCGGGCGCGCAGCGGATCAGCATGCTGCGGTTCATCCCCGGCGACATCCGGCTGTACAACAAGGGCTCGTTCATCGGCACGATCCTCGCCGACGCGGGCTTCAGCCGTCCCGCCAACCAGGAAGCCGACACGACGCACACCAAGATCAGCCGCGAGCAGATCGCCCAGGCCGACGGCGACCAGCTGTTCTACGCGGCCTACGGTGACAGCGCCCGGGAGCAGATGAACGACGTCGTCGGCTCGGTGCAGTGGACGACCCTCGGCGCGGTCCGCGCGGGCAAGGCCGTCGAGGTCTCCGACGACACCTGGTTCCTCGGTCTCGGCCCGATCGCGGCGAACCTGGTCCTCGACGACCTCCAGAAGCACCTCGCGCAGCGCTGA
- a CDS encoding ribonucleoside-diphosphate reductase subunit alpha, protein MTATLNDWTEVSTAVHQACAGLPGVSAEAVLDEVRRTGYAGISDDELSLAQIMAARTLIETEPNYSQVTARLLLNRMRREALEFLGVDPGSDYAEHFATYVRRGIELEQLDPELAAFDLDRLGRALSTERDLEFGFLGLQTLYDRYFLHERGARYELPQAFFMRVAMGLALREDDREARAIEFYRLLSSFDFMCSTPTLFNAGTTRPQLSSCFLTTVDDDLSGIFHSISNNALLSKYAGGLGNDWTPVRGIGAHIKGTNGKSQGVVPFLKIANDTAVAVNQGGKRKGAVCAYLETWHIDVEEFLDLRKNTGDDRRRTHDMNTANWVPDEFLRRVEGDEQWTLFSPDETPDLHDLYGAAFAERYRAYEQAADRGEIAVFKRVRAVELWRRMLTMLFETGHPWITFKDPCNLRSPQQHTGVVHSSNLCTEITLNTSADEVAVCNLGSINLAHHVTADGIDAERLERTTRTAVRMLDNVIDINFYTIPEARRSNLRHRPVGLGLMGFADALFVQRIAPSSQAAVEFADRSMELISYHAISASSGLAAERGRYETFDGSLWSKGVLPIDSLELLAEARGGDVDLDRSSTLDWAALRERVVRDGMRNSNVMAIAPTATIANICGVNQSIEPVYRNLYVKANMSGDFTVVNPHLVADLKRAGLWDEAMVADLKFHDGSLLPIERIPQELKELYATAFEIEPHWLVEAAARRQKWIDQAQSLNLYVASPSGRKLDELYRLAWRKGLKTTYYLRSTSATHVEKSTLRGTDGKLNAVPTAVPTASAGAACSIEDPDCEACQ, encoded by the coding sequence GTGACGGCGACACTCAACGACTGGACCGAGGTGTCCACCGCGGTCCACCAGGCCTGCGCCGGATTGCCCGGCGTGTCCGCCGAAGCCGTGCTCGACGAGGTGCGGCGCACCGGTTATGCGGGGATCAGCGATGACGAGCTCTCGCTGGCCCAGATCATGGCGGCCCGCACCCTGATCGAGACCGAACCGAACTACTCGCAGGTCACCGCGCGCCTGCTGCTGAACCGGATGCGCCGGGAAGCGCTGGAATTCCTCGGCGTGGACCCGGGTTCGGACTACGCCGAGCACTTCGCCACCTACGTGCGGCGCGGCATCGAGCTGGAGCAGCTGGACCCGGAGCTGGCCGCCTTCGACCTCGACCGGCTGGGCCGCGCGCTGTCGACCGAGCGCGACCTGGAGTTCGGCTTCCTCGGCCTGCAGACCCTCTACGACCGCTACTTCCTGCACGAACGCGGTGCGCGGTACGAACTGCCGCAGGCGTTCTTCATGCGCGTGGCGATGGGCCTGGCGCTGCGCGAGGACGACCGCGAGGCCCGCGCGATCGAGTTCTACCGGCTGCTGTCGTCGTTCGACTTCATGTGCTCGACGCCCACGCTGTTCAACGCGGGCACCACCCGGCCGCAGCTGTCGTCCTGCTTCCTGACCACGGTGGACGACGACCTGTCCGGCATCTTCCACTCGATCAGCAACAACGCCCTGCTGTCGAAGTACGCCGGCGGCCTGGGCAACGACTGGACCCCGGTGCGGGGCATCGGCGCGCACATCAAGGGCACGAACGGCAAGTCGCAGGGCGTGGTGCCGTTCCTGAAGATCGCCAACGACACCGCGGTGGCGGTCAACCAGGGCGGCAAGCGCAAGGGCGCGGTCTGCGCCTACCTGGAGACCTGGCACATCGACGTCGAGGAGTTCCTCGACCTGCGCAAGAACACCGGCGACGACCGGCGCCGCACCCACGACATGAACACCGCGAACTGGGTGCCCGACGAGTTCCTGCGCCGCGTCGAGGGCGACGAGCAGTGGACGCTGTTCTCCCCCGACGAGACCCCGGACCTGCACGACCTCTACGGCGCGGCGTTCGCCGAGCGCTACCGCGCCTACGAGCAGGCCGCCGACCGCGGCGAGATCGCGGTGTTCAAGCGGGTCCGCGCGGTCGAGCTGTGGCGGCGGATGCTGACCATGCTCTTCGAGACCGGCCACCCGTGGATCACCTTCAAGGACCCGTGCAACCTGCGGTCGCCGCAGCAGCACACCGGCGTGGTGCACTCCTCGAACCTGTGCACCGAGATCACCCTGAACACCAGCGCCGACGAGGTCGCGGTGTGCAACCTCGGCTCGATCAACCTGGCGCACCACGTCACGGCCGACGGCATCGACGCCGAGCGCCTGGAGCGCACCACCCGCACCGCGGTGCGGATGCTGGACAACGTCATCGACATCAACTTCTACACGATCCCCGAGGCCCGCCGTTCCAACCTGCGGCACCGGCCGGTCGGCCTGGGCCTGATGGGCTTCGCCGACGCGCTGTTCGTGCAGCGCATCGCACCGTCGTCGCAGGCGGCGGTGGAGTTCGCCGACCGCAGCATGGAGCTGATCAGCTACCACGCGATCAGCGCGTCCAGCGGGCTGGCGGCCGAGCGCGGCCGCTACGAGACCTTCGACGGATCGCTGTGGAGCAAGGGCGTCCTGCCCATCGACTCGCTGGAGCTGCTGGCCGAGGCCCGCGGCGGCGACGTCGACCTGGACCGTTCGTCCACACTGGACTGGGCGGCGCTGCGGGAGCGCGTCGTCCGCGACGGGATGCGCAACTCCAACGTGATGGCCATCGCGCCGACCGCGACGATCGCCAACATCTGCGGCGTCAACCAGTCCATCGAGCCCGTCTACCGGAACCTGTACGTCAAGGCGAACATGTCCGGCGACTTCACCGTGGTCAACCCGCACCTGGTCGCCGACCTCAAGCGCGCCGGGCTGTGGGACGAGGCCATGGTCGCCGACCTGAAGTTCCACGACGGCAGCCTGCTGCCGATCGAGCGGATCCCGCAGGAGCTCAAGGAGCTCTACGCCACCGCGTTCGAGATCGAGCCGCACTGGCTGGTGGAGGCCGCGGCCCGTCGGCAGAAGTGGATCGACCAGGCCCAGTCGCTGAACCTCTACGTCGCCTCGCCCAGCGGCCGCAAGCTCGACGAGCTCTACCGGCTGGCCTGGCGCAAGGGCCTCAAGACCACGTACTACCTGCGCTCCACCAGCGCCACCCACGTGGAGAAGAGCACCCTGCGCGGCACCGACGGCAAGCTCAACGCCGTCCCCACCGCAGTTCCCACGGCCTCGGCCGGAGCCGCCTGCTCCATCGAGGACCCCGACTGCGAAGCCTGCCAGTAA
- a CDS encoding ribonucleotide-diphosphate reductase subunit beta, whose amino-acid sequence MTSLHSPSSAGLGEIDRDGGRVDVSEKAMINARADVNQLLPLKYSWAWDKYLAGCNNHWMPTEISMQADIALWKSTDGLTDDERLMLKRNLGFFATAESLVANNIVLAVYRHITNPECRQYLLRQAFEEAVHTHTFQYICESLGLDEGELFNMYREIPSIADKDSWALQYTQSLEDPDFATGTTEADQAFLRDLVAFYVIFEGMWFYTGFAQILALGRRNKMVGIAEQYQYILRDESIHLNFGIDCINQIKLENPHLWTPEFQAEIRRMLTEACELEIAYGRDTMPRGILGINAELCAQYMHFITNRRCDQLGLEPVFPEADNPFPWMSEAMDLKKEKNFFETRVIEYQSGASLSWD is encoded by the coding sequence ATGACCTCCCTGCACTCCCCCTCCTCCGCCGGTCTCGGTGAGATCGACCGCGACGGCGGCCGCGTCGACGTCAGCGAGAAGGCGATGATCAACGCCCGCGCCGACGTCAACCAGCTGCTGCCGCTGAAGTACAGCTGGGCGTGGGACAAGTACCTCGCCGGCTGCAACAACCACTGGATGCCGACCGAGATCTCCATGCAGGCCGACATCGCGCTGTGGAAGTCCACCGACGGGCTCACCGACGACGAGCGCCTGATGCTCAAGCGCAACCTCGGGTTCTTCGCCACCGCCGAATCCCTGGTCGCCAACAACATCGTGCTCGCCGTCTACCGGCACATCACCAATCCCGAGTGCCGCCAGTACCTGCTGCGCCAGGCCTTCGAGGAGGCCGTGCACACGCACACCTTCCAGTACATCTGCGAGAGCCTCGGCCTCGACGAGGGCGAGCTGTTCAACATGTACCGGGAGATCCCGTCGATCGCCGACAAGGACTCCTGGGCGCTGCAGTACACCCAGAGCCTGGAGGACCCGGACTTCGCCACCGGCACCACCGAGGCCGACCAGGCGTTCCTGCGCGACCTGGTGGCCTTCTACGTGATCTTCGAAGGCATGTGGTTCTACACCGGCTTCGCGCAGATCCTCGCGCTGGGCAGGCGGAACAAGATGGTCGGCATCGCCGAGCAGTACCAGTACATCCTGCGCGACGAGTCGATCCACCTGAACTTCGGCATCGACTGCATCAACCAGATCAAGCTCGAGAACCCGCACCTGTGGACCCCGGAGTTCCAGGCCGAGATCCGCCGGATGCTCACCGAGGCCTGCGAGCTGGAGATCGCCTACGGCCGCGACACCATGCCCCGCGGCATCCTCGGCATCAACGCCGAGCTCTGCGCCCAGTACATGCACTTCATCACCAACCGCCGCTGCGACCAGCTCGGGCTGGAGCCGGTGTTCCCGGAGGCGGACAACCCGTTCCCGTGGATGTCGGAGGCGATGGACCTCAAGAAGGAGAAGAACTTCTTCGAGACGCGGGTCATCGAGTACCAGTCCGGCGCCTCGCTGTCCTGGGACTGA
- a CDS encoding zinc ribbon domain-containing protein has protein sequence MTLNKGVTKFTLFFIPLFPTRTRYALTCTWCGTTAPIGKREAESLKTQLQG, from the coding sequence ATGACTCTCAACAAGGGAGTCACCAAGTTCACCCTGTTCTTCATCCCGCTGTTCCCGACCCGCACGCGCTACGCGCTGACCTGCACCTGGTGCGGCACGACCGCACCGATCGGCAAACGGGAGGCCGAGAGCCTGAAGACACAGCTCCAGGGCTGA